The Rhizobium favelukesii DNA segment CGGGCAACGCTCGACAGCTAAGAAAATTGAGAAAAATAAAGAATAGATTCTATCAGTCCTTACGCTCACCATTAGTATTTTGGAGTCTTGCGCCAAATTAACCAATATTAAACCATGTAAAGACTATCGTTAATCGGACCATCCATACAAGTCTACTTCAGATTGCGGAAAAACCGCGTCACAAACTTACTGCAAGCAGAAATTGTTGTGGATGACGAAGCGATACTATTCCAGCAACAACTTCAGGAGGGGCAATGAGTTTCCTGTTCGGAAAAGGGTCGGATGCTGCACTTGTATTGGCAGCAATGGACAAATCCCAGGCTGTTATCGAGTTCGCTCTCGACGGCAAGATTCTGACCGCAAACGACAATTTCTGCCGCTCGCTTGGCTACGATTTGAGCGAAATCGTGGGCCAACATCACAGGATGTTTGTCGATCCCGATGAAGCCCGGTCGGCTGAATACCGCGATTTTTGGACAAGACTAGGCCGAGGCGAGTTCGATCGCCGTCAATACCGCAGGATTGGCAAGGCTGGCAAACAGATCTGGATCGAAGCATCGTACAACCCGGTGGTGCGCGCCGGCAAACCATACAAGGTCGTCAAATTCGCAACAGATATAACGGCGCAGAAGCTCAAGAGTGCGGAAGACGCCGGCAAGCTTGACGCTCTATCTCGGGCCCAGGCGGTTATCGAGTTCAGCCCGAACGGCGATATCATCACAGCCAACGAGAACTTCCTGGCGGCGCTTGGCTATCGACTCGGCGAAATTGAAGGCCGACATCACTCCATGTTCTGTGATCCGGGTTATGCGCAAAGCGGCGAGTACGAAAAGTTTTGGGAGCGCCTTCGCGGCGGTGAGTATGCTGCCGAGGAATTCCTGCGGTTCGGCAAGGGAGGCAAGCGCGTTTGGGTGCAAGCGTCCTACAACCCGATTTTCGACATGAACGGCAGTGTGTTCAAGATCGTCAAGTTCGCCACAGATATCACCGGACGCGTCGAGAACGTCGAAACGCTCGCGCAGTCGCTCGGCATGCTTGCGGAAGGGGATCTGACCCTCGCCCTCGAAAAGACGTTCATCCCCTCGCTGGAGCGGCTTCGCACCGACTTCAACCAAGCTGTCGCAAGACTCCGCATGGCGATGGAAGATGTCGGCCACAATGCACGGGCAATCGCGGCCGGATCCACCCAAATCCGCGCCGCCGCGGATGACCTGTCGAAACGAACGGAACAGCAGGCCGCCTCGGTGGAGGAAACGGCGGCAGCGCTCGAGGAAATTACCACGACAGTTGCCGATTCCAGCCGGCGTGCAGAGGAAGCGGGCGACCTCGTTGCCGTGACGCGCGACAATGCCGAGAAGTCCGGGGATATCGTTCGCAAGGCCATCGCCGCGATGGGCCAAATCGAGAGTTCCTCCAATGAGATCTCGAACATCATCGGCGTCATCGATGATATCGCCTTTCAAACGAACCTCCTGGCGCTTAATGCGGGGGTCGAGGCGGCGCGTGCCGGCGAAGCGGGAAAAGGCTTCGCTGTCGTGGCGCAGGAGGTGCGCGAATTGGCCCAGCGGTCCGCGACCGCGGCAAAGGAGATCAAGGGTCTGATCAATGCGTCGGGAGAGCAGGTCAAGAGCGGCGTCAGCCTAGTCAATCAAACCGGCGAGGT contains these protein-coding regions:
- a CDS encoding methyl-accepting chemotaxis protein, which translates into the protein MSFLFGKGSDAALVLAAMDKSQAVIEFALDGKILTANDNFCRSLGYDLSEIVGQHHRMFVDPDEARSAEYRDFWTRLGRGEFDRRQYRRIGKAGKQIWIEASYNPVVRAGKPYKVVKFATDITAQKLKSAEDAGKLDALSRAQAVIEFSPNGDIITANENFLAALGYRLGEIEGRHHSMFCDPGYAQSGEYEKFWERLRGGEYAAEEFLRFGKGGKRVWVQASYNPIFDMNGSVFKIVKFATDITGRVENVETLAQSLGMLAEGDLTLALEKTFIPSLERLRTDFNQAVARLRMAMEDVGHNARAIAAGSTQIRAAADDLSKRTEQQAASVEETAAALEEITTTVADSSRRAEEAGDLVAVTRDNAEKSGDIVRKAIAAMGQIESSSNEISNIIGVIDDIAFQTNLLALNAGVEAARAGEAGKGFAVVAQEVRELAQRSATAAKEIKGLINASGEQVKSGVSLVNQTGEVLEKIVQQVQQINVNVAAIVEASKEQTTGLKEINSAVNTMDQGTQQNAAMVEESTAASHSLAKEAHALFQLVGQFRVSDRLSAMTTEQTNPKHHTISSPAHRVAAQVARAFGGRASGVADDQWSSF